In Salvelinus namaycush isolate Seneca chromosome 37, SaNama_1.0, whole genome shotgun sequence, the following are encoded in one genomic region:
- the LOC120031444 gene encoding oxidation resistance protein 1-like isoform X6, producing the protein MFSRRVKEETPLTPKYTYVVSLTEYHRRIDALNSEDLKSLCKRLQITTKEEVNSKHATSIKTELEPETFRPNLSEPSELLEAQQIEKLAKNLPPRTIGYPWTLAYGTTKHGMSIKSLYRAMQGQDTPVLLVIRDSDGGVFGALASEPFKISEGFYGTGETFLFTFCPEFEVYKWTGDNMFFMKGDMDSLAFGGGSGEFGLWLDGDLYHGRSHSCKTFGNPMLSKKEDFYIQDIEIWAFE; encoded by the exons ATGTTCTCTAGAAGGGTGAAGGAAGAAACACCGCTGACCCCTAAGTACACTTAT GTAGTGTCACTGACTGAGTACCACCGCCGGATCGATGCGCTAAACAGTGAAGATCTGAAATCTCTCTGCAAGCGGCTTCAG ATCACCACCAAGGAGGAGGTGAACTCTAAGCATGCCACCTCTATCAAGACAGAGCTGGAGCCTGAGACCTTCAGACCCAACCTCAGTGAACCTAGCGAGCTGCTGGAGGCACAGCAGATAGAGAAG CTGGCCAAGAACCTCCCTCCCCGTACCATTGGGTACCCATGGACCTTGGCCTATGGCACCACCAAGCATGGCATGAGCATCAAGAGCCTTTACCGGGCCATGCAGGGGCAGGACACCCCCGTGCTGTTGGTCATCAGGGACAGTGATGGTGGG GTGTTTGGTGCGTTGGCGTCCGAACCCTTCAAAATCAGCGAGGGATTCTACGGCACGGGAGAGACCTTCCTCTTCACCTTCTGTCCAGAGTTTGAG GTGTACAAATGGACAGGTGACAACATGTTCTTCATGAAAGGAGATATGGACTCCTTAGCTTTTGGTGGTGGAAG TGGTGAGTTTGGCCTGTGGTTGGATGGAGACCTGTACCACGGCAGGAGTCACTCCTGTAAAACCTTTGGCAACCCCATGCTCTCCAAGAAAGAGGATTTCTATATACAGGACATTGAGATCTGGGCTTTTGAATAA